Proteins co-encoded in one Salvia splendens isolate huo1 chromosome 4, SspV2, whole genome shotgun sequence genomic window:
- the LOC121799613 gene encoding uncharacterized protein LOC121799613 isoform X5, with protein MTALVRLVDAGSVSRAATEEVSFQKLAAQSIGRELQDADEANLIDEEDMRIFGLRPMTDPLDLVCCNACKKPIKASHYTTHAELCKSLGSRVEINVELNGPAVTKKPPRKERKKSQITQSKKAKSLRESKKFDSVDSGDLAAPGCRIDENIQMSLLPEARRETHLNSTDKMNGSTVNPYSLDCFKDVTKRSSKPLKRTSTENSSNQGTQNLCKPAAEVLPYVPAPLTTKIYYSQRNHNLRRAISHMFFEEPDKQLSNDVPSSEDYQVNATLGQTSYRRTFCNEQVAHQQKF; from the exons ATGACAGCCTTGGTGAGGCTTGTGGATGCTGGAAGTGTCTCAAGAGCTGCAACAG AGGAAGTGAGTTTCCAAAAGTTGGCTGCACAATCCATAGGGAGAGAATTACAAGATGCAGATGAAGCAAATTTGATTGATGAAGAAG ATATGCGTATTTTTGGTTTGAGACCAATGACAGATCCTTTGGATTTG GTATGCTGCAACGCTTGCAAGAAGCCAATCAAGGCCAGTCATTATACTACACATGCAg AGCTCTGTAAGTCTCTAGGTTCTAGAGTGGAAATCAATGTGGAACTTAATGGCCCTGCAGTGACTAAGAAACCTCCAAGGAAGGAGAGGAAAAAGTCACAGATTACTCAGAGCA AAAAGGCTAAATCACTCAGAGAGTCCAAAAAATTTGATTCTGTAGACTCTGGTGATCTAGCTGCACCAGGATGTCGTATAGATGAGAATATTCAAATGAGTCTCTTGCCTGAAGCTCGAC GAGAAACACATTTGAACTCAACTGACAAAATGAATGGTTCAACAGTGAACCCTTACAGCTTGGACTGTTTCAAAGATGTAACTAAACGCTCATCGAAACCGCTAAAAAG GACATCAACTGAGAATTCATCAAATCAAGGTACCCAGAATTTGTGCAAGCCAGCTGCCGAGGTTCTTCCAT ATGTACCAGCTCCCCTTACAACCAAAATATACTATTCCCAAAGAAATCATAATCTCCGAAGAGCCATTTCTCATATGTTCTTTGAGGAACCAGACAAACAGTTGAGCAATGATGTACCATCTTCAGAAGATTATCAAGTAAATGCTACTCTTGGACAAACTTCATATCGTCGAACTTTTTGCAATGAACAAGTTGCACATCAGCAG AAGTTCTAA
- the LOC121799613 gene encoding uncharacterized protein LOC121799613 isoform X2 — translation MTALVRLVDAGSVSRAATEEVSFQKLAAQSIGRELQDADEANLIDEEDMRIFGLRPMTDPLDLVCCNACKKPIKASHYTTHAELCKSLGSRVEINVELNGPAVTKKPPRKERKKSQITQSKKAKSLRESKKFDSVDSGDLAAPGCRIDENIQMSLLPEARRETHLNSTDKMNGSTVNPYSLDCFKDVTKRSSKPLKRTSTENSSNQGTQNLCKPAAEVLPYVPAPLTTKIYYSQRNHNLRRAISHMFFEEPDKQLSNDVPSSEDYQVNATLGQTSYRRTFCNEQVAHQQRDNKILLFARTLDHVLSARSNIYMGESGAFEPSMTSASQLPVNNTLGPHCIVNSYSFSDRPAECRKDYIFLLVLGEG, via the exons ATGACAGCCTTGGTGAGGCTTGTGGATGCTGGAAGTGTCTCAAGAGCTGCAACAG AGGAAGTGAGTTTCCAAAAGTTGGCTGCACAATCCATAGGGAGAGAATTACAAGATGCAGATGAAGCAAATTTGATTGATGAAGAAG ATATGCGTATTTTTGGTTTGAGACCAATGACAGATCCTTTGGATTTG GTATGCTGCAACGCTTGCAAGAAGCCAATCAAGGCCAGTCATTATACTACACATGCAg AGCTCTGTAAGTCTCTAGGTTCTAGAGTGGAAATCAATGTGGAACTTAATGGCCCTGCAGTGACTAAGAAACCTCCAAGGAAGGAGAGGAAAAAGTCACAGATTACTCAGAGCA AAAAGGCTAAATCACTCAGAGAGTCCAAAAAATTTGATTCTGTAGACTCTGGTGATCTAGCTGCACCAGGATGTCGTATAGATGAGAATATTCAAATGAGTCTCTTGCCTGAAGCTCGAC GAGAAACACATTTGAACTCAACTGACAAAATGAATGGTTCAACAGTGAACCCTTACAGCTTGGACTGTTTCAAAGATGTAACTAAACGCTCATCGAAACCGCTAAAAAG GACATCAACTGAGAATTCATCAAATCAAGGTACCCAGAATTTGTGCAAGCCAGCTGCCGAGGTTCTTCCAT ATGTACCAGCTCCCCTTACAACCAAAATATACTATTCCCAAAGAAATCATAATCTCCGAAGAGCCATTTCTCATATGTTCTTTGAGGAACCAGACAAACAGTTGAGCAATGATGTACCATCTTCAGAAGATTATCAAGTAAATGCTACTCTTGGACAAACTTCATATCGTCGAACTTTTTGCAATGAACAAGTTGCACATCAGCAG AGAGACAACAAAATTTTGCTCTTTGCTCGAACTCTTGATCACGTTCTTTCAGCAAGGTCAAACATCTACATGGGCGAGTCAGGAGCATTTGAACCATCCATGACCTCAGCTTCTCAACTCCCTGTGAATAATACTCTAGGACCTCATTGCATAGTGAATTCTTATTCATTTTCTGACAGACCTG CTGAATGCAGAAAGgattatatttttcttctagTATTGGGAGAAGGATAA
- the LOC121799613 gene encoding uncharacterized protein LOC121799613 isoform X1, producing MTALVRLVDAGSVSRAATEEVSFQKLAAQSIGRELQDADEANLIDEEDMRIFGLRPMTDPLDLVCCNACKKPIKASHYTTHAELCKSLGSRVEINVELNGPAVTKKPPRKERKKSQITQSKKAKSLRESKKFDSVDSGDLAAPGCRIDENIQMSLLPEARRETHLNSTDKMNGSTVNPYSLDCFKDVTKRSSKPLKRTSTENSSNQGTQNLCKPAAEVLPYVPAPLTTKIYYSQRNHNLRRAISHMFFEEPDKQLSNDVPSSEDYQVNATLGQTSYRRTFCNEQVAHQQRDNKILLFARTLDHVLSARSNIYMGESGAFEPSMTSASQLPVNNTLGPHCIVNSYSFSDRPAWPTRISYAMLYKKESIKSNILSFYGLKSSTC from the exons ATGACAGCCTTGGTGAGGCTTGTGGATGCTGGAAGTGTCTCAAGAGCTGCAACAG AGGAAGTGAGTTTCCAAAAGTTGGCTGCACAATCCATAGGGAGAGAATTACAAGATGCAGATGAAGCAAATTTGATTGATGAAGAAG ATATGCGTATTTTTGGTTTGAGACCAATGACAGATCCTTTGGATTTG GTATGCTGCAACGCTTGCAAGAAGCCAATCAAGGCCAGTCATTATACTACACATGCAg AGCTCTGTAAGTCTCTAGGTTCTAGAGTGGAAATCAATGTGGAACTTAATGGCCCTGCAGTGACTAAGAAACCTCCAAGGAAGGAGAGGAAAAAGTCACAGATTACTCAGAGCA AAAAGGCTAAATCACTCAGAGAGTCCAAAAAATTTGATTCTGTAGACTCTGGTGATCTAGCTGCACCAGGATGTCGTATAGATGAGAATATTCAAATGAGTCTCTTGCCTGAAGCTCGAC GAGAAACACATTTGAACTCAACTGACAAAATGAATGGTTCAACAGTGAACCCTTACAGCTTGGACTGTTTCAAAGATGTAACTAAACGCTCATCGAAACCGCTAAAAAG GACATCAACTGAGAATTCATCAAATCAAGGTACCCAGAATTTGTGCAAGCCAGCTGCCGAGGTTCTTCCAT ATGTACCAGCTCCCCTTACAACCAAAATATACTATTCCCAAAGAAATCATAATCTCCGAAGAGCCATTTCTCATATGTTCTTTGAGGAACCAGACAAACAGTTGAGCAATGATGTACCATCTTCAGAAGATTATCAAGTAAATGCTACTCTTGGACAAACTTCATATCGTCGAACTTTTTGCAATGAACAAGTTGCACATCAGCAG AGAGACAACAAAATTTTGCTCTTTGCTCGAACTCTTGATCACGTTCTTTCAGCAAGGTCAAACATCTACATGGGCGAGTCAGGAGCATTTGAACCATCCATGACCTCAGCTTCTCAACTCCCTGTGAATAATACTCTAGGACCTCATTGCATAGTGAATTCTTATTCATTTTCTGACAGACCTG CCTGGCCCACGAGAATCTCTTATGCAATGCTTTATAAGAAGGAATCGATCAAATCAAACATATTATCTTTTTATGGGCTTAAGTCAAG CACTTGCTGA
- the LOC121799613 gene encoding uncharacterized protein LOC121799613 isoform X4, producing MTALVRLVDAGSVSRAATEEVSFQKLAAQSIGRELQDADEANLIDEEDMRIFGLRPMTDPLDLVCCNACKKPIKASHYTTHAELCKSLGSRVEINVELNGPAVTKKPPRKERKKSQITQSKKAKSLRESKKFDSVDSGDLAAPGCRIDENIQMSLLPEARRETHLNSTDKMNGSTVNPYSLDCFKDVTKRSSKPLKRTSTENSSNQGTQNLCKPAAEVLPYVPAPLTTKIYYSQRNHNLRRAISHMFFEEPDKQLSNDVPSSEDYQVNATLGQTSYRRTFCNEQVAHQQRDNKILLFARTLDHVLSARSNIYMGESGAFEPSMTSASQLPVNNTLGPHCIVNSYSFSDRPGV from the exons ATGACAGCCTTGGTGAGGCTTGTGGATGCTGGAAGTGTCTCAAGAGCTGCAACAG AGGAAGTGAGTTTCCAAAAGTTGGCTGCACAATCCATAGGGAGAGAATTACAAGATGCAGATGAAGCAAATTTGATTGATGAAGAAG ATATGCGTATTTTTGGTTTGAGACCAATGACAGATCCTTTGGATTTG GTATGCTGCAACGCTTGCAAGAAGCCAATCAAGGCCAGTCATTATACTACACATGCAg AGCTCTGTAAGTCTCTAGGTTCTAGAGTGGAAATCAATGTGGAACTTAATGGCCCTGCAGTGACTAAGAAACCTCCAAGGAAGGAGAGGAAAAAGTCACAGATTACTCAGAGCA AAAAGGCTAAATCACTCAGAGAGTCCAAAAAATTTGATTCTGTAGACTCTGGTGATCTAGCTGCACCAGGATGTCGTATAGATGAGAATATTCAAATGAGTCTCTTGCCTGAAGCTCGAC GAGAAACACATTTGAACTCAACTGACAAAATGAATGGTTCAACAGTGAACCCTTACAGCTTGGACTGTTTCAAAGATGTAACTAAACGCTCATCGAAACCGCTAAAAAG GACATCAACTGAGAATTCATCAAATCAAGGTACCCAGAATTTGTGCAAGCCAGCTGCCGAGGTTCTTCCAT ATGTACCAGCTCCCCTTACAACCAAAATATACTATTCCCAAAGAAATCATAATCTCCGAAGAGCCATTTCTCATATGTTCTTTGAGGAACCAGACAAACAGTTGAGCAATGATGTACCATCTTCAGAAGATTATCAAGTAAATGCTACTCTTGGACAAACTTCATATCGTCGAACTTTTTGCAATGAACAAGTTGCACATCAGCAG AGAGACAACAAAATTTTGCTCTTTGCTCGAACTCTTGATCACGTTCTTTCAGCAAGGTCAAACATCTACATGGGCGAGTCAGGAGCATTTGAACCATCCATGACCTCAGCTTCTCAACTCCCTGTGAATAATACTCTAGGACCTCATTGCATAGTGAATTCTTATTCATTTTCTGACAGACCTG GTGTTTGA
- the LOC121799613 gene encoding uncharacterized protein LOC121799613 isoform X3, translating into MTALVRLVDAGSVSRAATEEVSFQKLAAQSIGRELQDADEANLIDEEDMRIFGLRPMTDPLDLVCCNACKKPIKASHYTTHAELCKSLGSRVEINVELNGPAVTKKPPRKERKKSQITQSKKAKSLRESKKFDSVDSGDLAAPGCRIDENIQMSLLPEARRETHLNSTDKMNGSTVNPYSLDCFKDVTKRSSKPLKRTSTENSSNQGTQNLCKPAAEVLPYVPAPLTTKIYYSQRNHNLRRAISHMFFEEPDKQLSNDVPSSEDYQVNATLGQTSYRRTFCNEQVAHQQRDNKILLFARTLDHVLSARSNIYMGESGAFEPSMTSASQLPVNNTLGPHCIVNSYSFSDRPGLHLKQFEF; encoded by the exons ATGACAGCCTTGGTGAGGCTTGTGGATGCTGGAAGTGTCTCAAGAGCTGCAACAG AGGAAGTGAGTTTCCAAAAGTTGGCTGCACAATCCATAGGGAGAGAATTACAAGATGCAGATGAAGCAAATTTGATTGATGAAGAAG ATATGCGTATTTTTGGTTTGAGACCAATGACAGATCCTTTGGATTTG GTATGCTGCAACGCTTGCAAGAAGCCAATCAAGGCCAGTCATTATACTACACATGCAg AGCTCTGTAAGTCTCTAGGTTCTAGAGTGGAAATCAATGTGGAACTTAATGGCCCTGCAGTGACTAAGAAACCTCCAAGGAAGGAGAGGAAAAAGTCACAGATTACTCAGAGCA AAAAGGCTAAATCACTCAGAGAGTCCAAAAAATTTGATTCTGTAGACTCTGGTGATCTAGCTGCACCAGGATGTCGTATAGATGAGAATATTCAAATGAGTCTCTTGCCTGAAGCTCGAC GAGAAACACATTTGAACTCAACTGACAAAATGAATGGTTCAACAGTGAACCCTTACAGCTTGGACTGTTTCAAAGATGTAACTAAACGCTCATCGAAACCGCTAAAAAG GACATCAACTGAGAATTCATCAAATCAAGGTACCCAGAATTTGTGCAAGCCAGCTGCCGAGGTTCTTCCAT ATGTACCAGCTCCCCTTACAACCAAAATATACTATTCCCAAAGAAATCATAATCTCCGAAGAGCCATTTCTCATATGTTCTTTGAGGAACCAGACAAACAGTTGAGCAATGATGTACCATCTTCAGAAGATTATCAAGTAAATGCTACTCTTGGACAAACTTCATATCGTCGAACTTTTTGCAATGAACAAGTTGCACATCAGCAG AGAGACAACAAAATTTTGCTCTTTGCTCGAACTCTTGATCACGTTCTTTCAGCAAGGTCAAACATCTACATGGGCGAGTCAGGAGCATTTGAACCATCCATGACCTCAGCTTCTCAACTCCCTGTGAATAATACTCTAGGACCTCATTGCATAGTGAATTCTTATTCATTTTCTGACAGACCTG GTCTTCACCTCAAACAATTTGAGTTTTGA